One part of the Hyphomicrobiales bacterium genome encodes these proteins:
- a CDS encoding rhomboid family intramembrane serine protease — MFLPFFDSNPKKRITVQAVTVGLIVLNVAMFLVFQGAVVDYPDYRLALIPVTLFAEQARPADLILIPEETTLLSYAFLHGSWLHLAGNMLFLWVFGDNVEDAMGHIKFLIFFILCGIAGGLAYAVMTPEPSAPLVGASGATSGVVAAYLMLHPRVKVWVLVTLLIKFPFQFPAWIVLGAYVVWNVLMVLSGENGSNTAWWAHIGGLVAGAALTPLFKHRDVKLFDQDLPDPAAAAKR, encoded by the coding sequence ATGTTTTTGCCGTTCTTCGATTCCAACCCGAAAAAACGCATCACCGTTCAAGCGGTGACCGTCGGGCTGATTGTCCTGAACGTCGCGATGTTTCTGGTCTTCCAGGGCGCGGTTGTCGATTATCCCGATTACCGGTTGGCGCTGATCCCGGTGACCCTGTTTGCCGAGCAGGCCCGACCGGCTGATCTCATTCTCATTCCAGAAGAGACAACGCTTCTCAGCTACGCCTTTCTGCACGGCTCCTGGCTGCACCTTGCCGGCAACATGCTGTTCCTCTGGGTCTTTGGCGACAATGTCGAAGACGCGATGGGCCACATCAAGTTTCTGATCTTCTTTATTCTCTGCGGCATTGCCGGCGGCCTCGCCTACGCCGTGATGACACCTGAACCGAGCGCCCCGCTGGTCGGTGCATCCGGCGCCACATCAGGCGTGGTGGCCGCTTATTTGATGCTGCATCCGAGGGTGAAGGTCTGGGTGCTGGTGACACTACTCATCAAGTTCCCCTTCCAGTTTCCGGCCTGGATCGTGCTTGGTGCCTATGTGGTCTGGAACGTTCTGATGGTGCTGTCCGGCGAGAACGGCTCAAACACCGCCTGGTGGGCCCATATTGGCGGCCTGGTCGCCGGCGCGGCGCTAACGCCGCTGTTCAAGCATCGCGACGTCAAACTGTTCGATCAGGATCTGCCCGATCCAGCAGCCGCTGCGAAACGATGA